One Aquarana catesbeiana isolate 2022-GZ linkage group LG04, ASM4218655v1, whole genome shotgun sequence genomic region harbors:
- the LOC141141330 gene encoding taste receptor type 2 member 64-like, which yields MAFSMEDNAVEAMTFIVSVTVVFVVGIIVHVFVIVGNIVAWMKGRPQASTDQIITSLEISRVIFLLTCMFDGASRLLLKKALVITILFHFVRITSNYSCVWFLALLSVVFCLKISNFHNVFFQCLRSIISTRVIHLIVGSVLISASQASLNVWITHLEFSNNYTLDFTLDITRPKVQWFLLWNTMPFLIYLLAAVPLIAYLSFHARRMKREAKMTHLDSYYKAIGFTTISFFSCAIHISINVNPAYYSSSFIYVILNFLPILHSIFLILAMNKLKNQFSWILQQVTKCCSVNRASGTSF from the coding sequence ATGGCTTTTTCAATGGAAGACAATGCAGTTGAAGCTATGACCTTCATTGTTTCAGTTACAGTTGTCTTTGTAGTTGGAATAATTGTACATGTATTTGTCATAGTTGGGAACATTGTTGCTTGGATGAAAGGAAGACCACAAGCTTCTACTGATCAGATTATCACCTCCCTTGAGATATCAAGAGTCATCTTCCTGTTGACCTGCATGTTTGATGGTGCTTCAAggcttttattaaaaaaagcacTAGTTATTACCATTCTTTTTCATTTTGTCCGGATCACTTCCAATTACTCCTGCGTATGGTTTTTGGCTCTTCTCTCTGTAGTCTTTTGCTTGAAGATCTCCAACTTTCACAATGTTTTCTTTCAATGTTTGAGGAGCATCATATCTACAAGAGTCATCCATCTGATTGTTGGTTCCGTGTTGATATCTGCCAGTCAAGCCTCATTGAATGTCTGGATCACTCATTTAGAATTTTCAAACAATTATACTTTGGATTTTACTCTTGATATCACCCGTCCAAAAGTTCAATGGTTCTTGCTGTGGAATACCATGCCATTCCTAATCTACCTCTTGGCGGCTGTTCCTCTCATTGCCTATCTCAGTTTCCATGCCAGAAGAATGAAACGTGAAGCAAAAATGACTCACCTGGATTCCTACTACAAGGCCATAGGGTTTACAACCATCTCTTTCTTCAGCTGTGCAATCCACATTTCTATCAATGTTAATCCAGCCTATTATTCTTCTTCTTTTATTTATGTTATACTAAATTTTCTTCCAATTCTTCACTCTATTTTCCTGATCCTTGCAATGAACAAACTTAAAAATCAGTTTTCCTGGATTCTTCAACAAGTAACCAAATGTTGCTCTGTTAATAGAGCTTCTGGAACCAGTTTTTGA